A single genomic interval of Tsukamurella paurometabola harbors:
- a CDS encoding MlaD family protein — MTTRWPSPVTGMMTPAPVLLRRGIATILAVVLAAGTFWAVRALVSTPPKTLTLVVRSVAPGVGPGTAVEMDGLRVGEVTDIVDRGAGRLGVAMRFNGAADDLVTDTVRVAFAPGNTFGITVVALTPGPGGRVLASGAAWEPTATPDDGTMASLLRSLSTMERESFRPHMAQLIAQLDTTTRQFLPFLGAVGAIAEANADTQRIPTADTLPTIAATLSALDASTKRMLPGLQALWSWTGPDTPGYPERQKATIDVFANDFSPALAALLSGPNVKALTEVLVPVRELATRTVASFPDAARNGRQLEELIERVRRSMPDTGSGPVLNLDVTFQRFPAIASLLPPLPEFSVTPPGRTPPPGTGTTSAPPKPTAGRAAPSTPAASTTAAPTTTRGR; from the coding sequence ATGACGACACGCTGGCCCTCCCCCGTCACCGGCATGATGACGCCGGCCCCGGTCCTGCTGCGCCGCGGCATCGCCACCATCCTCGCCGTCGTGCTCGCCGCCGGCACCTTCTGGGCCGTGCGCGCCCTCGTGAGCACCCCGCCGAAGACCCTCACCCTGGTGGTGCGCAGCGTCGCGCCCGGGGTCGGGCCCGGCACCGCCGTCGAGATGGACGGCCTGCGCGTCGGCGAGGTGACCGACATCGTCGACCGCGGTGCGGGACGGCTCGGCGTGGCGATGCGCTTCAACGGGGCCGCCGACGACCTCGTCACCGACACCGTCCGCGTCGCCTTCGCACCCGGCAACACCTTCGGGATCACCGTGGTCGCGCTCACCCCGGGTCCGGGCGGGCGGGTCCTCGCCTCCGGCGCCGCGTGGGAGCCGACCGCCACGCCCGACGACGGGACGATGGCCTCGCTGCTCCGATCGCTCAGCACGATGGAGCGGGAGAGCTTCCGCCCCCACATGGCGCAGCTCATCGCCCAGCTCGACACCACGACCCGGCAGTTCCTGCCCTTCCTCGGCGCCGTGGGCGCCATCGCCGAGGCGAACGCCGATACGCAGCGGATCCCGACCGCGGACACCCTGCCCACGATCGCCGCCACCCTGAGCGCCCTCGACGCCTCGACGAAACGGATGCTGCCCGGATTGCAGGCGCTGTGGTCCTGGACCGGCCCCGACACCCCCGGGTACCCGGAGCGGCAGAAGGCGACGATCGACGTCTTCGCGAACGACTTCTCGCCGGCGCTCGCCGCGCTCCTCAGCGGCCCCAACGTCAAGGCCCTCACCGAGGTCCTGGTGCCGGTGCGCGAGCTCGCGACCCGCACCGTCGCGAGCTTCCCCGACGCCGCCCGCAACGGCCGCCAACTCGAGGAGCTCATCGAGCGGGTCCGCCGGTCGATGCCGGACACCGGGTCCGGGCCCGTCCTCAACCTCGACGTCACCTTCCAGCGCTTCCCCGCGATCGCATCGCTCCTGCCGCCGCTGCCGGAGTTCTCGGTGACCCCGCCCGGCCGGACACCACCTCCGGGCACGGGCACGACGAGCGCGCCGCCGAAGCCCACCGCGGGCCGGGCCGCGCCCTCGACCCCCGCCGCATCCACCACCGCCGCACCGACCACGACGAGGGGCCGCTGA
- a CDS encoding ABC transporter permease yields the protein MTIAPYRPRGFRTAGRVTDSLRGTLARLGQMVSFVVTSVAQIPHALRNYPKQTVRTITDLTWGRGAVIVGGGTSLMMVVLGLAVGGTVAVQAFAALDLLGMGPLTGVIAALANTREFAPILAAAGFAVQAGCRMTAEIGAMRITEEIDALEALGLRSISFVVSTRMIAGVVAIVPIFLIAIIVSFFASSTIVVLAQGDAAGTYEHYFQQFLSPADLVASIAKVVVFICAVILIHCYQGFFAAGGPEGVGVASGRAVRASMVAIVVLDMLMTLGIWGASSELVFRG from the coding sequence GTGACCATCGCCCCCTACCGCCCGAGAGGCTTCCGCACCGCCGGACGGGTGACGGATTCGCTCCGCGGCACCCTCGCGCGCCTCGGCCAGATGGTGTCCTTCGTCGTCACCTCCGTCGCGCAGATCCCGCACGCCCTGCGGAACTACCCCAAGCAGACGGTGCGCACCATCACGGACCTCACCTGGGGGCGCGGCGCCGTGATCGTGGGCGGCGGCACGTCGCTGATGATGGTGGTCCTCGGCCTCGCCGTGGGCGGCACCGTGGCCGTCCAGGCCTTCGCGGCGCTCGACCTGCTCGGCATGGGCCCGCTCACCGGCGTCATCGCGGCGCTCGCCAACACCCGCGAGTTCGCCCCGATCCTCGCCGCCGCCGGATTCGCCGTCCAGGCCGGGTGCCGGATGACCGCGGAGATCGGCGCGATGCGCATCACCGAGGAGATCGACGCGCTCGAGGCGCTCGGCCTGCGCTCCATCTCCTTCGTCGTGAGCACCCGCATGATCGCGGGCGTCGTCGCGATCGTCCCGATCTTCCTCATCGCCATCATCGTCAGCTTCTTCGCCTCGAGCACGATCGTCGTGCTGGCGCAGGGCGACGCGGCCGGAACCTACGAGCACTACTTCCAGCAGTTCCTCTCCCCCGCGGACCTCGTGGCCTCCATCGCGAAGGTCGTCGTCTTCATCTGCGCCGTCATCCTCATCCACTGCTACCAGGGCTTCTTCGCCGCCGGTGGGCCCGAGGGCGTCGGCGTCGCGTCGGGCCGCGCCGTCCGCGCCTCGATGGTCGCCATCGTCGTCCTCGACATGCTGATGACCCTCGGCATCTGGGGCGCGAGCAGCGAACTGGTGTTCCGGGGGTGA
- a CDS encoding MlaE family ABC transporter permease, whose amino-acid sequence MTSQSSQESPVARPGAIDTLRTNLDANALGPVRTLGRTVELVLHSVVAMLADLLRGRIAVREIVVQAWFLVSVTAVPAFLMAIPFGVIVTIQIGSIVNQIGAGSLMGAASGLTVIQQAAPMAAGLLLGGAGASAIAADLGSRTIREEVDAMRVMGIDPVRRLVVPRILASAFVAPLLCVFITVVGIGAAYYLAVAGQNVTPGSYWLSFGAYATTRDFGFALVKAAIFGIMIAVLGCQHGLEAKGGARGVADAVNTTVVVSTVGIIVLNFALTQIYTTYFPMRVG is encoded by the coding sequence ATGACATCGCAATCGTCTCAGGAGTCGCCCGTCGCGCGGCCCGGCGCGATCGACACCCTCCGTACGAACCTCGACGCCAACGCCCTCGGACCCGTCCGCACGCTCGGCCGCACCGTCGAACTCGTGCTCCACTCCGTGGTCGCCATGCTGGCGGACCTCCTCCGCGGCCGCATCGCGGTTCGCGAGATCGTCGTCCAGGCGTGGTTCCTGGTCAGCGTCACCGCGGTCCCCGCGTTCCTCATGGCCATCCCGTTCGGCGTCATCGTGACCATCCAGATCGGCAGCATCGTCAACCAGATCGGTGCCGGCTCACTCATGGGTGCCGCGAGCGGCCTCACCGTGATCCAGCAGGCCGCGCCCATGGCCGCCGGGCTCCTCCTCGGCGGCGCCGGCGCCTCCGCGATCGCCGCCGACCTCGGCTCACGCACCATCCGCGAGGAGGTCGACGCCATGCGGGTCATGGGCATCGACCCCGTCCGCAGGCTCGTGGTCCCGCGGATCCTCGCCTCCGCCTTCGTCGCGCCGCTGCTCTGCGTCTTCATCACGGTCGTCGGCATCGGTGCCGCCTACTACCTCGCCGTCGCCGGACAGAACGTGACCCCGGGCAGCTACTGGCTCAGCTTCGGCGCCTACGCCACCACCCGCGACTTCGGCTTCGCGCTGGTCAAGGCCGCGATCTTCGGCATCATGATCGCCGTCCTCGGCTGCCAGCACGGCCTCGAGGCGAAGGGCGGCGCACGCGGCGTCGCCGACGCGGTGAACACCACGGTGGTGGTCTCCACCGTCGGCATCATCGTGCTCAACTTCGCGCTCACCCAGATCTACACGACCTATTTCCCGATGAGGGTGGGCTGA
- the rpsF gene encoding 30S ribosomal protein S6 has protein sequence MRNYELMVILDPSLDERTVAPSLETFLNVVRKDGGSVGNVDIWGKRRLAYEISKNAEGIYAVIDLTAEPATVNELDRQLKLNESVLRTKVLRQN, from the coding sequence ATGCGTAATTACGAACTGATGGTGATCCTGGATCCGAGCCTGGATGAGCGCACCGTCGCGCCCTCGCTGGAGACCTTCCTGAACGTGGTCCGCAAGGACGGCGGATCGGTCGGGAACGTCGACATCTGGGGCAAGCGCCGTCTTGCTTACGAGATCTCCAAGAACGCCGAAGGCATCTACGCGGTGATCGATCTGACCGCCGAGCCGGCGACCGTCAACGAGCTGGATCGCCAGCTCAAGCTGAACGAGTCGGTGCTGCGCACTAAGGTGCTGCGGCAGAACTAG
- a CDS encoding single-stranded DNA-binding protein, with protein sequence MAGDTIITVIGNLTADPELRFTPSGAAVANFTVASTPRTFDRNTNEWKDGEALFLRCNIWREAAENVAESLTKGTRVIVSGRLKQRSYDDREGQRRTVVELEVDEIGPSLRYATAKPTRTQRGGGGGGFGGGGQGGGGGYSQPAQQAPRQNQPADDPWGSAPAAGSSFGGGNDDPPF encoded by the coding sequence ATGGCAGGCGACACGATCATCACGGTCATCGGCAATCTGACGGCGGATCCGGAGCTGCGCTTCACCCCGTCGGGTGCGGCGGTGGCCAACTTCACCGTCGCCTCCACGCCCCGCACCTTCGACCGGAACACCAACGAGTGGAAGGACGGCGAGGCGCTGTTCCTGCGCTGCAACATCTGGCGTGAGGCGGCGGAGAACGTCGCCGAATCGCTGACGAAGGGCACGCGCGTCATCGTCTCCGGCCGGCTCAAGCAGCGGTCGTACGACGACCGCGAGGGCCAGCGGCGCACGGTGGTGGAACTCGAGGTCGACGAGATCGGCCCCTCCCTCCGGTACGCGACGGCGAAGCCGACGCGCACGCAGCGCGGCGGTGGCGGCGGCGGTTTCGGTGGCGGCGGTCAGGGCGGCGGTGGCGGTTACAGCCAGCCCGCTCAGCAGGCCCCGCGCCAGAACCAGCCCGCAGACGATCCGTGGGGCAGCGCCCCCGCGGCCGGGAGCAGCTTCGGCGGCGGCAACGACGATCCGCCGTTCTGA
- the rpsR gene encoding 30S ribosomal protein S18, with the protein MAGKGNGRKVRVEKAVKAKACTFCKEKNTKIDYKDTTLLRRFLSERGKIRSRRVTGNCVQHQRDIAIAVKNAREVALLPFTSTTR; encoded by the coding sequence ATGGCCGGTAAGGGCAATGGCCGGAAGGTGCGCGTCGAGAAGGCCGTCAAGGCCAAGGCGTGCACGTTCTGCAAGGAGAAGAACACCAAGATCGACTACAAGGACACCACGCTGCTGCGTCGGTTCCTGTCGGAGCGGGGCAAGATCCGCAGCCGTCGCGTGACGGGCAACTGCGTCCAGCACCAGCGCGACATCGCGATCGCCGTCAAGAACGCGCGTGAGGTGGCACTGCTGCCGTTCACGTCGACGACCCGCTAA
- the rplI gene encoding 50S ribosomal protein L9, with protein sequence MKLILTADVDNLGAPGDTVEVKDGYGRNYLLPRGLAIVATRGAEKQVEGIRRSQEAKRVRGLDHANELKQAIEGLESVSLTVKTADSGKLFGSVTAADVAAALKAAGGPSVDKRSIELPQGHIKSTGSFPVVVVLHPDVRAKFALTVAAQ encoded by the coding sequence ATGAAGCTCATCCTCACCGCCGACGTCGACAACCTGGGCGCCCCGGGCGACACCGTCGAGGTCAAGGACGGCTACGGCCGCAACTACCTGCTGCCCCGCGGTCTCGCGATCGTCGCCACCCGTGGCGCCGAGAAGCAGGTCGAGGGCATCCGCCGCAGCCAGGAGGCCAAGCGCGTCCGCGGCCTCGATCACGCCAACGAGCTGAAGCAGGCCATCGAGGGCCTGGAGTCCGTCTCGCTGACCGTGAAGACCGCCGATTCGGGCAAGCTGTTCGGCTCGGTCACCGCTGCCGATGTCGCCGCCGCGCTGAAGGCCGCCGGCGGCCCGTCGGTCGACAAGCGCAGCATCGAGCTGCCGCAGGGGCACATCAAGTCCACGGGTTCGTTCCCCGTGGTCGTGGTGCTGCACCCCGACGTGCGCGCCAAGTTCGCGCTCACCGTCGCCGCGCAGTAA
- the dnaB gene encoding replicative DNA helicase has product MSVTDEQEFTPGPVGRPEPTPDGPPAEDFGRQPPQDIAAEQSVLGAMMLSKDAIADVLEVISPGDFYRPAHQSVYDAILDLYGAGEPADAVTVSATLDRKGELKRVGGAPYLHTLISTVPTAANAGYYAEIVAEKAILRRLVEAGTRIVQYGYSGSDGADVAEVVDRAQAAVYDVTERKASEDYVVLEELLQPTMDEIDAIASRGGVSMGVPTGFTDFDALTNGLHAGQMIIIAGRPGAGKSTVALDILRSCSIAHGMAGALFSLEMSKTEVVMRLLSAEARIKLADMRSGKMSDDDWTRLARRMSEISEAPLFVDDSPNLTMMEIRAKARRLKQRHDLKLIVIDYLQLMTSGKKVESRQQEVSEFSRQLKLLAKELEVPLIAVAQLNRGPEQRTDKKPQVADLRESGSLEQDADMVVLVHRPDAYERDDPRAGEADFILGKHRAGPTATVTVAHQLHYSRFVDMAKG; this is encoded by the coding sequence GTGTCGGTCACGGACGAGCAGGAGTTCACTCCGGGTCCTGTGGGCCGGCCGGAGCCCACTCCCGACGGTCCGCCCGCCGAGGACTTCGGGCGCCAGCCCCCGCAGGACATCGCGGCCGAGCAGTCCGTGCTCGGCGCCATGATGCTCTCCAAGGACGCCATCGCGGACGTCCTCGAGGTGATCAGCCCCGGCGACTTCTACCGGCCCGCGCACCAGTCGGTGTACGACGCCATTCTCGACCTGTACGGCGCGGGCGAGCCCGCGGACGCCGTGACCGTCTCCGCGACCCTCGACCGCAAGGGCGAGCTCAAGCGCGTCGGCGGCGCCCCCTACCTGCACACGCTCATCTCCACCGTGCCCACCGCGGCCAACGCGGGCTACTACGCGGAGATCGTCGCCGAGAAGGCGATCCTCCGGCGCCTCGTCGAGGCGGGGACCAGGATCGTCCAGTACGGCTACTCGGGTTCCGACGGTGCCGATGTCGCCGAGGTCGTGGACCGGGCGCAGGCCGCCGTCTACGACGTCACCGAGCGCAAGGCCTCCGAGGACTACGTGGTCCTCGAGGAACTGCTGCAGCCGACGATGGACGAGATCGACGCGATCGCCTCGCGCGGCGGCGTGAGCATGGGCGTGCCCACCGGTTTCACCGACTTCGACGCCCTGACCAACGGCCTGCACGCCGGCCAGATGATCATCATCGCCGGCCGCCCCGGTGCGGGTAAGTCCACGGTGGCGCTCGACATCCTGCGCTCCTGCTCCATCGCGCACGGCATGGCGGGCGCACTGTTCAGCCTCGAGATGAGCAAGACCGAGGTGGTCATGCGCCTGCTGTCGGCGGAGGCGCGGATCAAGCTGGCCGACATGCGTTCGGGCAAGATGTCCGACGACGACTGGACGCGGCTGGCCCGCCGCATGTCGGAGATCTCCGAGGCGCCGCTCTTCGTCGACGACTCGCCGAACCTCACGATGATGGAGATCCGCGCGAAGGCGCGCCGGCTCAAGCAGCGGCACGATCTCAAGCTCATCGTCATCGACTACCTGCAGCTGATGACCTCGGGCAAGAAGGTCGAATCCCGCCAGCAGGAGGTCTCGGAGTTCTCCCGCCAGCTCAAGCTGCTCGCGAAGGAGCTCGAGGTCCCCCTGATCGCCGTCGCGCAGCTCAACCGTGGTCCCGAGCAGCGCACCGATAAGAAGCCCCAGGTGGCCGACCTCCGTGAGTCGGGCTCGCTCGAGCAGGACGCCGACATGGTCGTCCTGGTGCACCGCCCCGACGCGTACGAGCGCGACGACCCCCGCGCCGGCGAGGCCGACTTCATCCTCGGCAAGCACCGCGCCGGCCCCACCGCGACCGTCACCGTCGCCCACCAGCTGCACTACTCCCGGTTCGTGGACATGGCCAAGGGCTGA